The nucleotide sequence GAACGCCATCACTTCCTTTTTTTATTTCACCATAGTCTATAGTTTCAGACTTAAATTGCATTTTTGCGGCTTTTTGCGCCACGGCAGAATTAAATCCTACAAATGCCAAAACGGTAATTAAAACTAGTTTTTTCATAATTCAAAATTTATCGGAATAGTAAATATACACTGAATTGCAATAGGTTCAAAAATTATATTCAATTCAACTTCTTTTAAATTCCTTCACTTATAATTACTTTTGCTTTTATTTTCAAAAATTAGACCAATTATGGCAATCGCTTCACAATACAGCGCAAATAAAGTAGAAGATAAATGGTATAAATACTGGATGGATAATAAGTATTTCCATTCAGAGGTAGACGAAAGAGAACCTTATACTATTGTTATCCCGCCACCAAACGTAACAGGAGTCCTACATATGGGGCACATGCTGAATAATACTATTCAGGATGTTTTGGTGAGAAGAGCTCGTTTAAAAGGATTTAATGCGTGCTGGGTACCGGGTACAGATCATGCTTCTATCGCTACAGAAGCGAAAGTGGTGGCTAAACTTAAGAACGAGGGCATTAGTAAAAATGATCTTTCTCGTGAGGAGTTTTTGGAACATGCCTGGGAATGGACACATAAACATGGTGGTATTATTCTAGATCAGCTTAAAAAGTTAGGAGCTTCTTGTGATTGGGATCGTACTAAGTTTACGATGGATGACGACATGTCTGCCTCTGTAATTAAAGTTTTTGTAGATCTTCATGAAAAAGGTTTGGTTTACCGAGGTTTTAGAATGGTAAACTGGGATCCTGAAGCCAAAACTACATTGTCTGATGAAGAAGTAATTTACCAGGAAAAGCAGGGCCACTTATATTATCTTAATTATAAAGTTGAAGGTAGTGATGAGGTAGTAACTATTGCCACCACCCGTCCTGAAACTATCCTTGGAGATTCTGCCATTTGTATAAATCCTAATGACGAGCGTTTTACTCATCTAAAAGGTAAGAAAGCAATTGTGCCGATCTGCGGAAGAGTAATTCCCATCATCGAAGATGAATATGTAGATCTAGAATTTGGTACAGGTTGTTTAAAAGTAACTCCGGCTCACGACGAGAATGACAAAATGCTAGGAGATAAGCATAATCTTGAAATCATCGATATTTTTAATGATGATGCTACGCTTAATGACTTCGGAATGCATTATGCTGGTAAAGATCGATTTGTAGTTAGAAAAGAAATTGTTACTGAATTAAAGGAATCTGGAGTTTTAGTAAAAACTGAAGAGCACACCAATAAAGTGGGAACCAGTGAACGTACCGGCGCGGTAATCGAACCAAAACTGAGCGACCAGTGGTTTTTGAAAATGAAAGATTTAGCCCAGCCAGCTATAGACGCTGTTGTTGGTGATGATATAAATTTAGTGCCAGAAAAGTTCTTAAGCACGTACCGCCACTGGATGGAAAATGTACGCGATTGGAATATTTCTCGCCAATTATGGTGGGGACATCAAATCCCGGCATATTACTTTGGTGATGGTACAAACGATTTTGTAGTTGCTGAATCGCTTGAGGATGCCGTTAAAAAAGCACAGAAAAAATCTGGAAACTCAGCTTTAACTGCAGAAGATCTTACTCAGGATAAGGATGCGTTAGATACCTGGTTTTCTTCTTGGTTATGGCCAATGAGTGTTTTTAACGGAGTTCTAGAGCCAGAAAATAAAGAAATAAACTATTACTATCCTACCAATGATCTAGTAACCGCTCCAGAAATTTTATTTTTCTGGGTAGCAAGAATGATCATTGCAGGTTACGAATATCGTGGTGAACGACCATTCAAAAACGTTTACTTAACAGGAATTGTTAGAGATAAACAACGTCGTAAGATGTCTAAATCTTTAGGGAATTCACCAGATCCACTTGGATTGATCGATCAATATGGCGCCGATGGTGTACGGGTAGGAATGTTGCTAAGTTCTCCTGCCGGTAATGATTTGATGTTTGATGAAGATCTTTGTAAGCAGGGTAGTGGATTTAGCAATAAGATTTGGAATGCCTTTCGTTTAGTGATGGGATGGGAAGTTTCAGAAGAAATAGAACAACCGGAAACTTCAAAAATAGCGATCGACTGGTATAAAGCAAAATTTCAGAAAAGCTTAGCAGAAATTGAAGATCACTATTCTAAATATAGAATTAGTGATGCTTTAATGGGAACTTATAAACTTATTTGGGACGATTACTGTAGCTGGTTTTTAGAAATGGTGAAACCTGGTTACGAGCAACCAATCGATAAGAAAACATTTGATGCGGTTATTGCTATTTTAGAAGATAACTTAAGAATACTGCATCCTTTTATGCCTTTTGTTACCGAAGAGATCTGGCAAACTATTAGCGAACGTACTCCCAAGGAAGCTTTGATTGTGGCAAAATGGCCAGAGCAAACTACTTATGATGAAAAGATGATTGGTGAATTTTCTTTTGCTTCTGAAGTGATTTCTGGAATCAGAAAAATTAGAACCGATAAGAACATCGCGTTTAAAAATACGATCGATCTTAAAATTCAGAATAACGATAATGTTTCCGATTCATTTGATCAGGTAATCTCTAAAATGGGGAATATCGAAAATCTGGGATATGTAAACGAGCAGGTTGAAGGTGCTTTATCATTCCGTGTAAAATCTAACGATTACTTTATTCCGGTAGTAGGAGCAATAGATGTAGAAGCTGAAATTGCTAAATTAGAAGAGGAATTAAAATATACTGAAGGTTTCCT is from Zunongwangia endophytica and encodes:
- a CDS encoding valine--tRNA ligase, whose translation is MAIASQYSANKVEDKWYKYWMDNKYFHSEVDEREPYTIVIPPPNVTGVLHMGHMLNNTIQDVLVRRARLKGFNACWVPGTDHASIATEAKVVAKLKNEGISKNDLSREEFLEHAWEWTHKHGGIILDQLKKLGASCDWDRTKFTMDDDMSASVIKVFVDLHEKGLVYRGFRMVNWDPEAKTTLSDEEVIYQEKQGHLYYLNYKVEGSDEVVTIATTRPETILGDSAICINPNDERFTHLKGKKAIVPICGRVIPIIEDEYVDLEFGTGCLKVTPAHDENDKMLGDKHNLEIIDIFNDDATLNDFGMHYAGKDRFVVRKEIVTELKESGVLVKTEEHTNKVGTSERTGAVIEPKLSDQWFLKMKDLAQPAIDAVVGDDINLVPEKFLSTYRHWMENVRDWNISRQLWWGHQIPAYYFGDGTNDFVVAESLEDAVKKAQKKSGNSALTAEDLTQDKDALDTWFSSWLWPMSVFNGVLEPENKEINYYYPTNDLVTAPEILFFWVARMIIAGYEYRGERPFKNVYLTGIVRDKQRRKMSKSLGNSPDPLGLIDQYGADGVRVGMLLSSPAGNDLMFDEDLCKQGSGFSNKIWNAFRLVMGWEVSEEIEQPETSKIAIDWYKAKFQKSLAEIEDHYSKYRISDALMGTYKLIWDDYCSWFLEMVKPGYEQPIDKKTFDAVIAILEDNLRILHPFMPFVTEEIWQTISERTPKEALIVAKWPEQTTYDEKMIGEFSFASEVISGIRKIRTDKNIAFKNTIDLKIQNNDNVSDSFDQVISKMGNIENLGYVNEQVEGALSFRVKSNDYFIPVVGAIDVEAEIAKLEEELKYTEGFLKSVDKKLSNERFVNNAPQKVVAIEKAKKADAEAKIEALKASLASLR